In Chelonia mydas isolate rCheMyd1 chromosome 18, rCheMyd1.pri.v2, whole genome shotgun sequence, a single genomic region encodes these proteins:
- the LOC119563928 gene encoding forkhead box protein L2-like, whose translation MEGAGSGALGPPPAGAGQGAGEAAPQKPPYSYVALIAMAIRESPGQRLPLSGIYQSIAGRFPYYRLGQKGWQNSIRHNLSLNACFLKLPRPRGAERKGSDWTLDPAFHDMFQPGNYRRRRRAQRPQRAAPAGPGPAPAGPEPPAYLPRQSPPAAYLLGGAWASLGQAPPGCPLSSGRPAPCPAPLGGYGPCPRLLLPGAVAHPPLSPAAGGSGCPYQQPPELPFMRYWGEQERPYGALPAGIDL comes from the coding sequence ATGGAAGGCGCGGGGTCCGGAGCGCTGGGCCCCCCGCCGGCGGGAGCCGGGCAGGGCGCGGGGGAGGCCGCCCCGCAGAAGCCCCCTTACTCGTACGTGGCGCTGATCGCCATGGCCATCCGGGAGAGCCCGGGGCAGCGGCTGCCGCTGAGCGGCATCTACCAGTCCATCGCCGGGCGCTTCCCCTACTACCGGCTGGGCCAGAAGGGCTGGCAGAACAGCATCCGCCACAACCTCAGCCTCAACGCCTGCTTCCTCAAGCTGCCCCGGCCGCGGGGCGCCGAGCGCAAGGGCAGCGACTGGACCCTGGACCCGGCTTTCCACGACATGTTCCAGCCGGGCAACTACCGGCGCCGGCGGCGGGCGCAGAGACCCCAGCGGGCCGCCCCGGctgggcccggcccggcccccgccgGCCCGGAGCCGCCCGCCTACCTGCCCCGCCAGAGCCCCCCGGCCGCCTACCTGCTGGGCGGCGCCTGGGCGTCCCTGGGGCAAGCCCCGCCGGGCTGCCCGCTCAGCAGCGGCCGCCCCGCCCCGTGCCCGGCGCCCCTGGGCGGCTACGGCCCCTGCCCGCGGCTGCTGCTGCCCGGGGCGGTGGCGCATCCGCCGCTGAGCCCTGCCGCAGGGGGGTCCGGCTGCCCGTACCAGCAGCCCCCGGAGCTGCCCTTCATGCGGTActggggggagcaggagagacCCTACGGCGCCTTGCCCGCCGGCATAGACCTTTGA